In Amia ocellicauda isolate fAmiCal2 chromosome 5, fAmiCal2.hap1, whole genome shotgun sequence, a genomic segment contains:
- the ccdc61 gene encoding centrosomal protein CCDC61 isoform X1, producing the protein MEAGSSVQAELEFRGAEFSVRVDTGEELMIVEVSDLLTADQWRGEFDPAYVEDLTRKTGNFKQFPIFCSMLESAVCKSSESVSLDLLTYSDLELLRNRKAGMLGRLRPPAQSSTLSTKRYLILIYSVEFDRIHYPLPLHYQGKPDPAALQREIRALQAELAALGINVGKDPRDAETHRIQAELAQVREEKEVLARALERLQTGGTEQHSDPRGVRVLKEVVRSLEEELLRERTKNQRLASKRGQEQRLLLEQLEELKASERNLRVRVKSLINELAVLRKGRVTPVGPRRSGSALLARGEGEGRRSVSRDRSLGLRSGSRERCTRAGERSASRERSEDRGRRSGSSGRRPLIPRHSPSPSGARVPRFDPTAYIKEKERRQQEAELKHQRKAQRGLLATPTGSERGRSRSREKHLLNGRLGSAGRGRGSSAEGVRSRQSSGSSLVDLEELAKPLSSSAGTRSRKTAHPPLHSVPWNSPGMPRTRTKPKKQMSSTPTKSRRAADKENDPSADLSEIDARLQALQDYMRNLDTGH; encoded by the exons ATGGAGGCCGGATCCAGTGTGCAGGCGGAGCTGGAGTTCCGGGGCGCAGAGTTTTCAGTGCGAGTGGATACAGGGGAGGAACTTATGATTGTGGAGGTGTCCGATTTGCTGACCGCTGACCAATGGAGAGGAGAGTTCGACCCTGCTT ATGTTGAGGATCTCACCCGCAAAACTGGTAACTTCAAGCAGTTTCCCATCTTCTGTAGCATGCTGGAATCAGCAGTCTGCAAG AGCAGTGAGTCAGTGTCCCTTGACCTTTTGACCTACAGTGATCTTGAATTGCTACGGAACAGGAAGGCAGGGATGCTGGGCCGTCTACGCCCTCCTGCCCAGTCTTCCACCCTCAGCACCAAACGCTACCTCATCCTCATTTACTCTGTGGAGTTCGACAG GATCCACTACCCTCTGCCTCTACACTACCAGGGCAAGCCAGACCCTGCAGCTCTGCAAAGGGAGATCAGGGCACTGCAGGCAGAGCTGGCAGCACTGGGCATCAACGTTGGCAAGGACCCCCGTGACGCAGAGACACACCGCATCCAAGCAGA GCTGGCCCAGGTGCGGGAAGAGAAGGAGGTTCTGGCCAGGGCCCTGGAGCGGCTACAGACAGGCGGGACAGAGCAGCACAGTGACCCGCGGGGGGTGCGTGTGCTAAAAGAGGTCGTACGCAGTCTAGAGGAGGAACTGCTGCGAGAGAGAACCAAGAACCAGCGCTTGGCAAGCAAGAGAGGCCAGGAGCAGCGCCTCCTACTGGAACAG CTGGAAGAACTTAAAGCATCAGAGAGGAACCTCCGGGTGCGAGTTAAGAGCTTAATCAATGAGCTGGCTGTGTTAAGAAAGGG TAGGGTGACTCCAGTGGGGCCCCGGCGGTCAGGCTCGGCGCTCCTGgccagaggagagggagagggccgCCGATCTGTGTCCCGGGACAGGAGTCTGGGGTTACGGTCAGGGTCCCGGGAGCGCTGCACAAGGGCTGGGGAGCGATCAGCATCCCGGGAGAGGTCAGAGGACAGGGGAAGGAGGTCAGGATCCTCTGGCAGACGCCCACTCATCCCCAGGCACTCCCCTTCACCCTCAG GAGCCAGAGTGCCACGCTTTGACCCCACCGCTTATATAAAGGAAAAGGAACGCAGGCAGCAGGAGGCCGAGCTGAAACA tCAAAGGAAGGCCCAGCGTGGCCTTTTAGCCACACCCACTGGTTCTGAAAGAGGACGGTCCCGCTCTCGGGAGAAGCACCTTCTCAATGGCCGTTTGGGCTCTGCAGGGCGGGGGCGGGGCTCATCTGCGGAGGGTGTGCGAAGCAGGCAGTCTTCAGGCAGCTCATTGGTTGACCTGGAGGAACTAGCTAAGCCCCTCTCTTCTAG TGCTGGAACCCGGAGCAGAAAGACTGCGCACCCTCCTTTACACTCAGTGCCCTGGAATAGCCCAGGAATG CCCCGAACTCGAACCAAACCTAAGAAGCAGATGTCCAGTACCCCAACTAAGAGTCGTCGAGCTGCTGACAAAG AGAATGACCCCAGCGCTGATTTGTCAGAGATTGACGCCCGACTGCAGGCTCTTCAGGACTACATGAGGAACCTAGACACTGGCCACTAG
- the ccdc61 gene encoding centrosomal protein CCDC61 isoform X2 — translation MEAGSSVQAELEFRGAEFSVRVDTGEELMIVEVSDLLTADQWRGEFDPAYVEDLTRKTGNFKQFPIFCSMLESAVCKSSESVSLDLLTYSDLELLRNRKAGMLGRLRPPAQSSTLSTKRYLILIYSVEFDRIHYPLPLHYQGKPDPAALQREIRALQAELAALGINVGKDPRDAETHRIQAELAQVREEKEVLARALERLQTGGTEQHSDPRGVRVLKEVVRSLEEELLRERTKNQRLASKRGQEQRLLLEQLEELKASERNLRVRVKSLINELAVLRKGVTPVGPRRSGSALLARGEGEGRRSVSRDRSLGLRSGSRERCTRAGERSASRERSEDRGRRSGSSGRRPLIPRHSPSPSGARVPRFDPTAYIKEKERRQQEAELKHQRKAQRGLLATPTGSERGRSRSREKHLLNGRLGSAGRGRGSSAEGVRSRQSSGSSLVDLEELAKPLSSSAGTRSRKTAHPPLHSVPWNSPGMPRTRTKPKKQMSSTPTKSRRAADKENDPSADLSEIDARLQALQDYMRNLDTGH, via the exons ATGGAGGCCGGATCCAGTGTGCAGGCGGAGCTGGAGTTCCGGGGCGCAGAGTTTTCAGTGCGAGTGGATACAGGGGAGGAACTTATGATTGTGGAGGTGTCCGATTTGCTGACCGCTGACCAATGGAGAGGAGAGTTCGACCCTGCTT ATGTTGAGGATCTCACCCGCAAAACTGGTAACTTCAAGCAGTTTCCCATCTTCTGTAGCATGCTGGAATCAGCAGTCTGCAAG AGCAGTGAGTCAGTGTCCCTTGACCTTTTGACCTACAGTGATCTTGAATTGCTACGGAACAGGAAGGCAGGGATGCTGGGCCGTCTACGCCCTCCTGCCCAGTCTTCCACCCTCAGCACCAAACGCTACCTCATCCTCATTTACTCTGTGGAGTTCGACAG GATCCACTACCCTCTGCCTCTACACTACCAGGGCAAGCCAGACCCTGCAGCTCTGCAAAGGGAGATCAGGGCACTGCAGGCAGAGCTGGCAGCACTGGGCATCAACGTTGGCAAGGACCCCCGTGACGCAGAGACACACCGCATCCAAGCAGA GCTGGCCCAGGTGCGGGAAGAGAAGGAGGTTCTGGCCAGGGCCCTGGAGCGGCTACAGACAGGCGGGACAGAGCAGCACAGTGACCCGCGGGGGGTGCGTGTGCTAAAAGAGGTCGTACGCAGTCTAGAGGAGGAACTGCTGCGAGAGAGAACCAAGAACCAGCGCTTGGCAAGCAAGAGAGGCCAGGAGCAGCGCCTCCTACTGGAACAG CTGGAAGAACTTAAAGCATCAGAGAGGAACCTCCGGGTGCGAGTTAAGAGCTTAATCAATGAGCTGGCTGTGTTAAGAAAGGG GGTGACTCCAGTGGGGCCCCGGCGGTCAGGCTCGGCGCTCCTGgccagaggagagggagagggccgCCGATCTGTGTCCCGGGACAGGAGTCTGGGGTTACGGTCAGGGTCCCGGGAGCGCTGCACAAGGGCTGGGGAGCGATCAGCATCCCGGGAGAGGTCAGAGGACAGGGGAAGGAGGTCAGGATCCTCTGGCAGACGCCCACTCATCCCCAGGCACTCCCCTTCACCCTCAG GAGCCAGAGTGCCACGCTTTGACCCCACCGCTTATATAAAGGAAAAGGAACGCAGGCAGCAGGAGGCCGAGCTGAAACA tCAAAGGAAGGCCCAGCGTGGCCTTTTAGCCACACCCACTGGTTCTGAAAGAGGACGGTCCCGCTCTCGGGAGAAGCACCTTCTCAATGGCCGTTTGGGCTCTGCAGGGCGGGGGCGGGGCTCATCTGCGGAGGGTGTGCGAAGCAGGCAGTCTTCAGGCAGCTCATTGGTTGACCTGGAGGAACTAGCTAAGCCCCTCTCTTCTAG TGCTGGAACCCGGAGCAGAAAGACTGCGCACCCTCCTTTACACTCAGTGCCCTGGAATAGCCCAGGAATG CCCCGAACTCGAACCAAACCTAAGAAGCAGATGTCCAGTACCCCAACTAAGAGTCGTCGAGCTGCTGACAAAG AGAATGACCCCAGCGCTGATTTGTCAGAGATTGACGCCCGACTGCAGGCTCTTCAGGACTACATGAGGAACCTAGACACTGGCCACTAG